In one Watersipora subatra chromosome 6, tzWatSuba1.1, whole genome shotgun sequence genomic region, the following are encoded:
- the LOC137398274 gene encoding magnesium-dependent phosphatase 1-like → YPDSPLILQTLSSERYELAVASRSDTPDCVRSILKLLGWEKYFSYTQIYPGTKTVHLEQWQTDKAVRWRFQYYAYFDDEMRNISDMSNLGKLTVQE, encoded by the exons taccCCGATTCCCCACTCATACTCCAAACCCTTTCTAGTGAAAGATATGAGCTGGCTGTTGCCTCTAGATCAGACACTCCAGACTGTGTCAGATCCATTCTGAAACTCCTTGGTTGGGAAAAGTATTTTAGTTACACACAAATATATCCTGGAACTAAGACGGTGCACCTGGAGCA GTGGCAGACTGATAAAGCTGTCCGTTGGAGATTTCAATACTATGCTTATTTTGATGATGAAATGAGAAATATATCAGACATGAGTAACTTAGGTAAGTTAACTGTGCAAGAGTAG